Genomic segment of Bacteroidota bacterium:
AAATTGATTGGACCCAATTCTGAAATTGTTCACGATCCCATTGTTCTTTAAACACCGTTTTGTTTCTCCAGTTTTCGATCAGTTTGCCTGTTGTTTCATTGTCATGAAAACCCAAATGAAGAACTGCCAGCGATTTTCCTTCTGGTGTAGAAAGATAAGCATGTACCAATTGTTCATCTTCCCTCACTATAAAAATACCGCATCTTGAAAAGGGTACATTGAGTGTGATCAGTTCTCGCCATACGAGTGGAGTAATATGTTCGAGGTCCTCTGCCGTTCGCATGGAAGCTATTTCAGCACGGATCTTGTCCAGCGCAGCTTCACGCAATGCTTCTATGGTCTGCGCCTCAGCTTTTTGAAGATCAAGAAAGCGGGTATAGATAAGACCGAAAGCACGGGCAAACTGTGCCATAACAATACAATCCTCATCTGTTAAAGACTGAATAGTTACAACATTCAGGGTGCCCTGTTCAAAAAAGAAAGAATAAAAAAATTCTTCCTCATTAAAAATGTTCAGTTCCTGCGAAGCAACAAAAGCGGTCATGCTTTGATAGTAATGCCTTACCTGGTTTCCTTTAAGTTTTGTAAGAGCAAATAGTTTTTGCTGTTTTCTGGAAGAGATCAGGTTTTCGTATACGGGGTGAATGTAAAGACTGAAGTAATCTAATTTTTTTAATACTTCTTTGTTATCTGATACGGAAGTGGTCCATAATTCCATTGCATTATTCGCATCATCGAAAATACCAACACCAGAGCGAATTGCTTCTATGCCCAATTCTTTAAGCTCATGAAACAAAACTGCTGATGCTTCTGATAGCTCGGCGCTGTTACGCATAGTCATTGTTCTGCTGCGTATCTTTTCCAAAGATGCTTCCACTACGAGCTTCCGGTTTATCTCCAGTAGCTCTTTTCGAAGAGCTACATTTATTTCTTTTAGTTCCTTTAATTCATCGTTTTCCATTTCTTCATAGTATATATTATAGCAGGGCAATTGGTTCGGTCAAAAAATCAGTACCTGGATATCATATAAAATAAAAGGTGCAAAAGGAAAGATCGTTTACCAATTACACCTTGAAAATTTGTTTAACAGACCGGGACGTCATACTATTCGGCAGTCATTGGATCAATTACAGTAGAAATTTTGGTGATGCTGTTTGCCGGGAACCCACCTAGCCGTGCATGTTCCAATATCAGTTCTTCGCTTGGTGCCATATAAATACAATATATTTTATCTCCCGCAACATAACTATGTATCCATTGGATCTCTGACCCGAGGGTACATAGAACCTCTGTCGATTTTTTTGACATTGCCTTGAGCATTTCTGGAGTAAACGCTCCGGCCTGTGGCACATTCCGTTCAATTATAAATTTGGGCATATTATTAATTTTTGTTTCAGGATCGTCAAGAATTGTTTTTGAGACCCATTAATCTTTACTAAGTTAGTAAATTTCGGCGATTAGGGCACAAATCCTGCTTTACATTATACAGGAATACTTATTATAAACTCACTACCTTCCCCTTCTTTTGTTTCCACTTTTATTTCTCCACCATGTGCTTTCACGATATCATAACTCAATGACAACCCCAACCCTGTTCCCTGCCCGGTAGGTTTAGTAGTAAAAAATGGTTGAAAAACTTTATCTAAAACCTTTTGAGGTATGCCATTGCCGTTATCAGCTATTTTTATTTCCACTTTACCATTTACTTTTCTTGTACTTACTGAAACGGTTGGTTCGTATCCATGGCTCATTTGTTTTTTCTTTTCGGTTACCACATAAAAAGCATTCGTGATAAGATTGAGAATTACTCTTCCAATATCCTGTGGAATGATATTTAAGTTGCCAATGGTTTGATCAAAATCCGTTTTTGTTATCGCATTGAATGATTTGTCTTTTGCACGAAGACCATGATAGGCTAATCGTAAGTATTCATCAGCTAATGTATTGATGTCTGTTGGCTCTTTTATACCACTGCTACTTCGGCTGTGCTGCAACATTCCTTTTACTATGGCATCAGCTCGTTTGCCGTGATGAGTAATTTTTTCCTGGTTATCTATCACATCTTTAGCAATTAATTTTACTTCATCATAATTTCCTTTACCAATTTCCTCATTCATTTCATTCAGTAATTCTTTATTCACTTCCGAAAAATTATTGACAAAATTCAATGGGTTCTGTATTTCATGTGCAATACCGGCTGTGAGTTCTCCAAGCGAAGCCATTTTTTCAGATTGGATAAGTTGAGATTGCGTTGCTTTTAATTCAGACAATGTATTTTGTATTTTTTCTTTTTGCGACTCAAGCAGGACATTGGCTTTTTGTTTGTGACGATTGTTCCGGTAAAGTAGAAATGCAATGATAAAAAACACCCCAATAGCAGACCATAAGCCAACTGTCTTTGTTTTATTCTTATACCTCTCCTGCTCCTGTTGTATCTCCTGTTGATGTTGCTGTTCCTGGAGCATCAACAATTGAAGTTCTTTGAATTTTTGAGGTCCGTACAGACTGTCGGTCATTGCTTTTGCAACATCCTGGTAATAAAACGCACTGTCCATATTTTTTCCCTGATAAAATAACCTTGTTAATAATTCACTTGCCTCCAATAATTCGAAAAGCTGTATTAACTGCTTGCCATTTCTAAATGATTGGCGGGCATAATAAAGGCTTGAATCATATTGCCGGGTAAGCTCAAATAGCCCGGCGATCTTTCTCTGTATTTTACTAACGTTCACCTTTTCATTTACCTTAATTGAATTTGCTAATGCTACTTGATAGTATGCCAATGCCGAATCTTTTTTTCCTAGGCCCAAATATGCATTTCCCATTCTTGTAAGTATAAGAGATCTTAAAGGGCCATGAGTTAAACCTGTATAAGTTTTATAGGCCAGTTTTGAATAATATAATGCAGAGTCAGGCATTTTCAATAGATCATATGCATTGGCAATAGTAGTCAGGTTAAAAGTTTCAATTAGTTGATTGTGCGTTTCTTTATCAAGCTTGTTGGCTGATAACAGGTATTCAAGTCCCCGTCGGTATTCGCGAAATTCCAGGTAAGTAATTCCAATAAATGACATCGTTCTTTCTTCGCCATTAATATCTTTCATTTCCCGGTTCATTTGCAAAGCCTCAAAGTTTAATTTCAATGCAAGCGGATAATTACCCAAAAAACGAATTGCTTCTGCCAGTTCATTCAAATTATCAACTACTCCTCTTAGGTAATGTAACTCCCTCGATAACGCCAATGCTTTTTCGGAAATCAGTCTTGAAGTATCAGGTCTTGTAAAAAAATATTCATTTCCTATTTGCATAAGCAGTTTTACACGGTTCGTATCCTGCCCTGTCTTTGCCAATAGATGGTTGAGGCTAT
This window contains:
- a CDS encoding DUF4242 domain-containing protein — translated: MPKFIIERNVPQAGAFTPEMLKAMSKKSTEVLCTLGSEIQWIHSYVAGDKIYCIYMAPSEELILEHARLGGFPANSITKISTVIDPMTAE
- a CDS encoding GHKL domain-containing protein — its product is MTDSLYGPQKFKELQLLMLQEQQHQQEIQQEQERYKNKTKTVGLWSAIGVFFIIAFLLYRNNRHKQKANVLLESQKEKIQNTLSELKATQSQLIQSEKMASLGELTAGIAHEIQNPLNFVNNFSEVNKELLNEMNEEIGKGNYDEVKLIAKDVIDNQEKITHHGKRADAIVKGMLQHSRSSSGIKEPTDINTLADEYLRLAYHGLRAKDKSFNAITKTDFDQTIGNLNIIPQDIGRVILNLITNAFYVVTEKKKQMSHGYEPTVSVSTRKVNGKVEIKIADNGNGIPQKVLDKVFQPFFTTKPTGQGTGLGLSLSYDIVKAHGGEIKVETKEGEGSEFIISIPV